The following proteins are encoded in a genomic region of Primulina huaijiensis isolate GDHJ02 chromosome 3, ASM1229523v2, whole genome shotgun sequence:
- the LOC140972017 gene encoding agamous-like MADS-box protein AGL80 produces MARNKLTLAYIDSDAERKASFKKRKKGLIKKVSEIKVLCGVEACVVIYSPYEAPVVWPSPEVARTVIRRFKNLPEIEKTKKMVNQESFAQHQIKRAEERLRKLQKEIKRKELRNFMYMVIEGKASIDDFDFRDAREMNYIIHETLEEITWRMKALKEAGADGAPSAMSPGGGSGGDGGGPPENSSDSTPGSRTIPFI; encoded by the coding sequence ATGGCAAGAAATAAGCTCACCCTAGCCTACATCGACAGCGATGCAGAAAGGAAAGCCTCGTTCAAAAAGAGAAAGAAGGGTCTGATCAAGAAAGTGAGCGAGATCAAGGTCCTGTGTGGTGTGGAGGCGTGCGTCGTTATATACAGCCCCTACGAAGCTCCGGTGGTGTGGCCGTCGCCTGAGGTGGCACGGACAGTGATCAGGCGTTTCAAAAACTTGCCGGAGatcgaaaaaacaaaaaagatggTGAACCAGGAGAGCTTCGCTCAACATCAGATCAAGAGAGCGGAGGAGAGGCTCCGTAAACTGCAGAAGGAAATCAAACGCAAGGAACTGAGGAATTTCATGTACATGGTTATAGAGGGGAAGGCTAGCATTGATGATTTCGATTTTCGTGATGCGAGGGAGATGAATTATATCATTCACGAGACACTGGAGGAGATCACTTGGAGGATGAAGGCCCTAAAAGAAGCTGGTGCTGACGGTGCACCGTCAGCGATGAGTCCAGGTGGCGGCAGCGGTGGTGATGGCGGAGGGCCACCGGAGAATTCTTCTGATTCAACTCCAGGATCCAGAACAATCCCTTTCATTTGA